One stretch of Amycolatopsis sp. NBC_00345 DNA includes these proteins:
- a CDS encoding DinB family protein: MAGNVPPVTDERSGLLGFLAQQRHVIRVAAHGLSDEQARAVPSASELSVGGLVKHVANTESGWIDLVLQLPPKPFEAGMADYFENYRLGESETLESVLDRYDRIAARTEEVVAGIPDLGRPVPVPKGVPWYPKDVDAWSVRWVLLHLIEETARHAGHADIIRESLDGATAMPLMAAAEGWPETDWVKPWRSALVSG; encoded by the coding sequence ATGGCTGGAAACGTCCCTCCGGTGACCGACGAGCGCAGCGGACTGCTGGGGTTCCTGGCCCAGCAGCGCCACGTGATCCGGGTAGCGGCACACGGATTGTCGGACGAACAGGCGAGAGCCGTGCCGAGCGCCAGCGAGCTGAGCGTCGGCGGCTTGGTGAAGCACGTGGCCAATACGGAGAGCGGCTGGATCGACCTGGTGCTGCAGCTGCCGCCGAAGCCGTTCGAGGCTGGCATGGCGGACTACTTCGAGAATTATCGGTTGGGGGAGTCGGAAACGCTGGAGTCGGTGCTGGACCGGTACGACCGCATCGCCGCCCGCACGGAAGAGGTCGTCGCGGGCATCCCGGACCTGGGCCGTCCGGTGCCGGTGCCGAAGGGAGTGCCCTGGTACCCGAAGGACGTGGACGCCTGGTCGGTCCGGTGGGTGCTCCTGCACTTGATCGAGGAGACGGCCCGCCATGCCGGGCACGCGGACATCATCCGGGAGTCACTGGACGGGGCCACGGCGATGCCGCTGATGGCCGCGGCGGAGGGCTGGCCGGAGACCGACTGGGTCAAGCCTTGGCGGAGTGCTCTGGTTTCTGGTTGA
- a CDS encoding methylated-DNA--[protein]-cysteine S-methyltransferase: MPEGGREAVPGAGRGLVPEAAPEAGREPAPEAERGSAPEAGLGSMPGVGHGGVPDVVRVAVEGIVALLGGERRDLVEVGLDLSGVPEFNRRAYEVARAVSPGKTVTYGDIAHRLGMPGSAQAVGQAMGHNPFPIVVPCHRVLAAGGKDGGFSAHGGVQTKRTMLVIEGAIADEPTLF; encoded by the coding sequence GTGCCGGAAGGAGGACGCGAGGCGGTGCCGGGGGCGGGGCGCGGGCTGGTACCGGAGGCAGCGCCAGAGGCGGGGCGCGAACCGGCGCCGGAAGCAGAGCGCGGGTCTGCGCCGGAGGCAGGGCTCGGGTCGATGCCGGGGGTAGGGCACGGGGGTGTGCCGGATGTGGTGCGGGTGGCGGTGGAGGGGATCGTCGCGTTGTTGGGTGGGGAGCGGCGGGATTTGGTGGAGGTGGGGCTCGACCTCAGTGGGGTGCCGGAGTTCAATCGGCGGGCCTATGAGGTCGCGCGGGCGGTTTCGCCGGGGAAGACGGTGACGTATGGGGACATCGCGCATCGGCTGGGGATGCCGGGGTCGGCGCAGGCTGTTGGGCAAGCCATGGGGCACAACCCGTTTCCGATTGTCGTGCCCTGCCACCGGGTCTTGGCTGCCGGCGGGAAGGACGGCGGGTTCTCGGCGCACGGCGGCGTCCAGACCAAACGGACCATGCTCGTGATCGAAGGCGCCATCGCCGACGAGCCGACTCTGTTCTAG